In Actinomycetes bacterium, the DNA window GAGGAAGGCGCCGAGGATGACCCCGGGGATGTTGCCGGCCCCGCCGAGGACGACGGCGGCCAAGATCGTGGCGGAGAGGATGAACGGGAAGTCGGTGGGCTGGATCGCGTTGTTGCCCGACGCGAAGATCACCCCGCCGGCCCCGCCGACGGCGGCCCCGACGGTGAAGGCCCACAGCTTGAACTTCAGAGTGGGCACGCCCATCAGCTGGGCCGCGTCCTCGTCCTCGCGGATCGCCGTCCACGACCGACCGACCCGGCTCCTCTCCAGTCGCTTCAACATGATGATCACGACCGCGATCACCGCGACCAGCAGGTAGTAGTACGGCTTCGGGTCGAGGATGCTGAACTGCAGGAACGAGATGTGCCCGATCGAGGGCGGCGGGGGGATGTTGGCCAGGCCTCGTGGCCCCCCGAGGTAGTTCAGGTTGTTCGCGGTCTCGCGGATCATCTCCCCGAAGCCCAGCGTGACGATGGCGAGGTAGTCGCCGCGCAGGCGCAGGGTCGGCGAGCCCAGCAGCAGGCCGGCGAGCATCGCGAGGCCGACCCCCACCGGCAGGACCTCCCAGAACCCCCAGCCGTACTTGCCGCCGAGGATGGCCATGCTGTAGGCGCCGATGGCGAAGAACGCCACATAGCCGAGGTCGAGCAGGCCGGCGTAGCCGACGACCACGTTCAACCCGAGAGCCAGCAGGACGTAGACGCTGATCGGGTAGAACAGGACCCGCTGCCAGCTGCTGCCCGGGGTCATGACATCCCCCAGGTTCGGGATGTTCGGCAGCGAGATGGCGAAGACGAAGATCGCCAAGTAGCCCACCCACCGCAACCAGCGCGGCAGGGCCCGCCAGCGGGCCGCCATCCGGTCGACCGAACCCGCCCTCGGGGCCGTCCACCCCCGCAGCGGCCGCTTCGGGTTCACGCGCGAGCCTTGGACAGCGACTCGCCGAGCAGGCCGGTCGGCCGGAACATCAGCACGAGGACCAGGACGGCGAAGGCGACAACGTCCTTCCACTGGGCGCCGAGCACGCTGCCGACGTACTCCTGGATCAGGCCCAGGAGCAGCCCGCCCAGCAGCGCTCCACGCAGGTTGCCGATGCCGCCGAGGACGGCCGCGGTGAAGGCCTTGATGCCGAGGACGAAGCCGACGAAGAAGGACGTCGCCTCGAAGAAGATCACGTACAGCATGCCGCCGATGCCCGCCATGGCCCCACCGATGAGGAAGGTCAGCATGACGACTCGGTCGATGTTCACTCCCATGAGCGTCGCCGTGTCGGCGCTCTGCGCGGTGGCGCGGATCGCCCGGCCGAACCGGGTGCTGCGCACCAACCGGTCGAGCAGGAGCATCATGAAGATCGACCCGAAGAACACGAGCACCTTGTCAGCCCGGATCAGCCCGGTCCCGATCGTCGCGTAGATCGTCTTGTTCATCACCCGCGTCGTGGACAAGGTGTCGGGGAAGCGCAGGGAGACCAGCTGCTGGAGGAACAGGGACGCCCCGATCGCGGAGATCAGCGCCGCTAGCGTGGTGGCCCCCCGTCGGCGCAGGGGACGATAGGCGACCCGCTCCAGGATCACGGCCGAGACCCCGGACGCGCTCGCGGCCACCACGGCGGCGAGCAGCAGGAACCCGACGAGGGCGATGCCGCTGAGTGGCGTGCTGATCCCCAGGGCGGTGATGACTCCGACGGTCGCGAAGGTCCCGATCATGAAGATCTCGGAGTGCGCGAAGTTGATCAGGCGCAGAACCCCGTAGACGAGGGTGTAGCCGAGCGCCACCAGGGCGTAGATCGACCCCTGGGTGAGGCCGTCGATCGTCGAGGCGGCGAAGTTGGTGAAGAAGTTGCTCACGCGCATCCGTCCCGGGCCGGGGGCGTCAGTACGACGCCCCCGGCCCAACGAGTCGGACCGAGCTGACCGAGGTCAGGACTGCGGCGTCGCGTTGTCCGACGTCCCGATCCCGACGATCTGCCCGTTCTGGACCTGGTAGATCAGGATGGTGCCACCCTTGATGTTCCCGTTGGACTCGAACTGGATGTGCTTGGACACGCCGTCGAAGTTCACACCGTTGACGTAGGTCTCGATGCTCTTCCGGTCGGTGTTGCCGGCCTTGATGGCGTTGATGAACACCGTCGCCGCGTCGTAGGCCTCGGGCGAGTAGGTGCCGGGCTCGACGTTGAACGCTGCCTTGTAGGCGTCGTAGAACGTCTTCTGCGACCCGGTTGCCGCGCTGTTGATCAGCGCGCAGGCGCAGGACAGGATCGAGCCGTTGGCGGCCGCGCCGGCGCCGGAGACGAACGCCGGGTCGAGCGAGCCGTCACCGGAGATGAACGTCGCGGTCACCCCGCCGTCCTTGAGCTGCTTGGCGAACGGACCCGACTGGGCGTAGTAGCCGCCGTAGAAGACCACGCTCACACCGGCACTCTTGATCTTGGTGATGGTCGAGGAGTAGTCCGGGACCTCGGTGCCGGTCGCGGGAACCGACTCGTCGACGGGGACGGCGACGCCGGCCGTCTTCAGGGCGCTGGCCACCGCGTCGGCCAGGCCCTTGCCGTAGTCGGAGGCGTCGTCGATGACGGCGACCTTGGTGGCCTTCAGCGACTTGGCGATCACGTTGGCCACGCCCGGACCCTGGTAGCCGTCGTCGGCCAGGACGCGGTGGAAGGTCGTCCAGCCGTTGTCGGCGAGGTTGACCCGGGTCGCCGACGCCGAGATGAACGGCACTCCGGCGGCCTGCCAGAGCGCACCGGTGTTCGCGGTCTCACCCGAGAAGGCCGGCCCGACGAGGCCCACGATCCCGTCGTCGATCGCCTTCGGAGCCAGCGCCGCGGCCTGCTTGGGGTCGCCCTGGGAGTCGAACTCCAGCAGCTGGATCTTCACCTTGGGATTCGTCGCGTTGTACTGGTCGATCGCGAGCTTCTCGCCGTTGCGGATGTTGATGCCCAGGGCCTTGTTCGGCCCGGTGAGGTCACCCATGAACCCGATCTTCAGGGTGGAGCCGCCTCCTCCGGAGGCGGCCGTGGACGCCCCGCCCCCACTGCTGCTGCTCGAGCAGGCCGCGAGGGCGAGTCCGGCGACGGAGAGGACGACGGCAGTGCGCACGAATGCGCTTCGTCGGGTCATGAAGGGCGCTCCTTGGTCGATTACCCGAGGTTCCTGTGTGACAGGTCAGGTGTGACAGGTCAGGGAACCTACCGGGCCAGCCGGTTCCACGGCACGAACTCCACGCAGGCCGATACAGGATGGTTGCAATTGCGGCCGTCTCGCCGACCAGCACGGGAGCGCTGTTGGTCGAACGTCTGTTCTCCTGAGCACCCGGCTGATCGCTCAAGAACCCGGGTCCCGGCTGTCGAGACCTCATGGGGGATGGACGCGACGGGATGTGATGCTCGATGGAGCTCCGGGGGCTCGGCGAGGGCAATGACGCCGATGCGATGGTCCGGCAGGTGCTCGACAGCGGTGACTTCGCCGTCGTGTTCCAGCCCGTGGTGGACCTGGCCACCTCCGAGGTGGCTGGCTACGAGGCGCTGACCCGCTTCTCCGACGGGCGGCCGCCCAACCTCTGGTTCGCCGAGGCCCACCAGTGCGGCCTCGGCGTCGACCTCGAGCTGGCAGCACTGGAGAAGGCGCTGGCCGCACTCCCCGAGCAGCCGCCGGGGTTCCTCTCGCTCAACATCAGCGCAGCGACGTTGCGCTCCTCGGCCCTGCTCAGGCGCCTGGCGGGATCCCTGCCGGGAGCCGTGGTCCTCGAGCTCATCGGCCATGGACCGCTCGGCGACCCCGACACGGCTCGCGCGAGGATCGCCGGGCTGCGTCAGCTCGGAGTCCAGGTGGCGCTCGACAACGTCGGCAGCGGACCGGCCAGCCTGCGGCCCGCCGTCGACCTCCAGCCAGACCTGATCAAGATCGACCGGTCGCTGGTGTCCTACGTCGACCGGGACCCCGTCCAGCGGGCCGTTGTGGGCGCCTTCGCCCAGCTGGCGATGAGCCTCGGATGGGTCGTCGTGGCCGAGGGCATCGAACGCGAGCAGGAGCTGGCCGTCTGCGCCGATCTCGGAATCGCCCTCGGCCAGGGTTACCTGCTCGGCCGCCCCGCCCCGATGCCGGGGCAGCGGCAGCCGGAGCACCCCTGGGTGGCCTGGACCGAGGAGATCTGGCAGGCCGCCAACTCCTGAGCGGAGCCTCAGTCCAGATAGTCGCGCAGGACCTGGGAGCGGCTCGGGTGGCGCAGCTTGGACATGGTCTTGGACTCGATCTGGCGGATCCGCTCGCGGGTCACCCCGTAGACCTTGCCGATCTCGTCGAGGGTCTTGGGCTGGCCGTCGGTGAGGCCGAAGCGCATCGACACGACGCCAGCCTCGCGCTCCGACAAGGTGTCCAGCACCTGGTGCAGCTGCTCCTGCAGCAGCGTGAACGAGACCGCATCGGCGGGGACGACCGCCTCGGAGTCCTCGATGAGGTCACCGAACTCACTGTCCCCGTCCTCGCCGAGCGGGGTGTGCAGCGAGATGGGCTCACGGCCGTACTTCTGGACCTCGACGACCTTCTCGGGGGTCATGTCGAGCTCCTTGGCCAGCTCCTCGGGCGTGGGCTCGCGGCCGAGGTCCTGCAGCATCTGCCGCTGCACGCGAGCGAGCTTGTTGATCACCTCGACCATGTGCACCGGGATGCGGATCGTGCGTGCCTGGTCGGCCATGGCGCGGGTGATGGCCTGGCGGATCCACCAGGTGGCGTACGTCGAGAACTTGTAGCCCTTGGTGTAGTCGAACTTCTCGACGGCGCGGATGAGGCCGAGGTTGCCCTCCTGGATGAGGTCGAGGAACAGCATCCCGCGGCCGGTGTAGCGCTTGGCGAGCGACACCACGAGCCGCAGGTTCGCCTCGAGGAGGTGGTTCTTCGCCCGGCGGCCGTCCTCGGCGATCCACTCGAGCTCGCGGCGCAGCTGGGCGGGGATCTTGTCCCCGGAGTTGAGCTTCTCCTCGGCGAAGAGCCCGGCCTCGATCCGCTTGGCGAGCTCGACCTCCTGCTCGGCGTTGAGCAGGGGGACCTTGCCGATCTGCTTGAGGTAGTCCTTGACCGGGTCGGCGGTGGCGCCCGCGACGACGACCTGTTGCACCGGCTCGTCGGCCTCGTCGGAGTCGGAGAGCGTGAACGCCTCCTCGTCCTCCTCGTCCGGACCGGTGACGGCGCTCTCCGCGTCCTCGGCGATCATCTCGATCGCCTCCGCGGGATCGACCCGCTCGACCGCCTCCTCGAGGTCCACGGCCTCGGCCTCGACGTCCTCGTCGACGGTCTCCAGCTCCTCGGCCTCCAGCGCCTCCGGGTCCAGCGCCTCGGGATCGATCTCCTCGCCGTCCCCGACCTCCCCCGGCCCGTCGAGAGCAAGGGTGTCCAGGTCGGCGTCGAGCTCGTCGAGCGCGGCCGCCACCTCGGGGCCGGGATCGTCCGCGACCGGCGCGACGGGGGTCTTGCCGCCCTTGGCCTTGGCCGCGGGCGCCGCTTTGGCCGCCTTCACCGGCTTGTCCTCGACGTCGCCGGCCTTGGCCCGGCGGCTCGCGCGCGGCGGCGCAGCCTCGACGGTCGCGGTGGCCTTGGCGGCAGCCGACCTCCCGGACGCGGCGAGCACGCGCGCTGGGGCGCCGACCTCGGCGGCGTCGGTGGAGGTCTCCTCGGACTGGACAGGGCGAACCGACGGCACTGACGACCTCTCGACGCGGCGGATGGCGGCCCGTACGACACCCCGGCCGAGGCCACCCTGCTCGGGGGCCTCAGGACGCGGGTGGGGTTCCGGGGACGAAGCACTCAACAGTGTAATCGTCCAAGCGATTCCACGAGCGCAGCGTCCGGGCGTGTGGTCCCCACGGATCAGCCCCGGCGGGCCCCCGACCCGGCCTTCTTCTGCTCCTGCTTGTAGGCACGGACCCGGGCCAGCGACGCGCCGTCGCGTACGTCGGCCACCGAACGGAACGAGCCGTCCTCTCCGTAGCCACCGGCCGCCTCGCGCCATCCCTCCGGCCGTACCCCCAGCTGCTTGGCGAGCAGCGCGAGGAAGATCTGGGCCTTCTGCCGCCCGAACCCCGGCAGCTCCTCCAGCCGGTGCAGCAGCTCGGCCCCGTCGCTCGCGGTGGTCCACAACGACGCGGTGTCGCCGCCGTAGCCGTCGACGACGGCACGCGCCAGCGCATGCACCCGCGCGCCCATCGACCCCGGGAAGCGGTGCACCGCGGGAGGGCCGGTCATCGCGGCCACGAGCTCGGCCTCGTCCAGGGCGGCGACGGCCTTGGGGTCCAGGCGGTCCGGCGTCCCCAGCCGCTCCGCGAGCAGCCGCGGCCCGGCGAAGGCGCGCTCCATCGGGATCTGCTGGTCGAGCAGCATCCCGACGAGCAGGGCGAAGGGGTCCTTCGACAGCAGTGCGTCCGCCGCGCGGTCCTGGGCCAGGTGCAGATCGGGCACGGACGACCTCCTCAGGACCGCGGCGAGACCACGGGACGAGCGCGATCGTACGGCTCGCGGCCGACGCGGCGCCGCCCACCCCGATCCGAGCGCGCGTGAGCGATCAAGACCGGGCCGGCGCGTGCCGACAACGTCCGTGGCGCAGTCTTCCTGGGAGGTCCCATGTCCGCTGAGCTCTACGGTGCCGAGGCCGCCGGGGCGATGGCCCGGCCCGCCGTCGACGTGCTGCCCGCAGCCCCCGACCGCAAGCGCAAGGGCGAGCCCGCTCCGAGCGCTCCTGCCGCGTCCGTGGACCCGGCCGCCGCCCTCACCGAGTGGCCGGCCGTCCCCGCCGGCGAGCAGGACGGGCTGAGCGCCTGGCCGACCGCGCCCGTGCTGCAGGCGCCCCCGGTCGCGGTGGCACCCGCCGCGCCGGCGCCCGCCGACCCGGCGCCACGCAAGGTGTTCGGGATGGCGGTACGCCGTCCCCGCAAGGACTCCGCCCCCTCCGACGTGGCCCCCACCTCCGTCGCCCCGTCCCCTGACGCGCTCGCTCCAGCGGTTGCCGTCGTGCCCGCCCTCGGGGCAGCCCCGGTTGCCACCGACGACACGGCACCGGTCGCGCTCCCCGTGGACCAGCCTCAGGTGGAGGCCCCGGCGCCGTCCGCCGCCGACCTGGTCCCCGCTGCGGCGCCCACCGGCGAGGCCGTCCAGCTCGACCTGCTCACCCCGCCCGAGGCGCCCGCCGAGGACGCCGGCGAGGAGGTCCGTGCCCTGCGCGCCCTGCTCGAGGCGAGCGAGAACGCGCGCGCGGTGGCCGAGTCGCGAGCTGCGGCCGCCGAGACCCGTATGGCGCACGCCGAGAGCTACGCGGCCCAGGTCGCCGCGCACGTCGCCCAGTCGCAGTCCCGCGCCGCCCACGCCGAGTCCCAGCTCGAGGTCCTGGACCAGCAGGTCCGGGGCGCCCAGGCGCAGCTGGCCGCCCTCGAGGAGCGGGCACGGACGGCAGAGGCGGCGGCCGAGGCCCTGGAGGTGCGGGCCCGCAAGGCGGAGAACGAGGCCGACGACTGGCGGATCCGCCACCGCGAGGCTCAGCAGTCGGTGGAGGAGCTCGCCGCGAGCATCGCGTCTTCGGAGGGCCGGCTGGCCGAGCTGAGCGAGTCGCTGCGCTCGGTCACCGCCGAGCGTGACGAGCTCGTGGCGGCACTCGACGCCGTGACCATGCCGGCGGGCACCGAGGAGTGACCGACCGGAGCCCGCGGCGGGCGTCCACAGCGGACGAGCACCCCCCGCGGTCCCCAGAAGCGAGCTGAGCGCCGCCTCGGCCCGGCCCGGGCCCCCAGGCTCGGGGCATGTCCGTCATACCGGCAGAAACCGTCCTTCGGCTGTCCGGGCCGCCCGACGTGCTCGCAGCCCTGCCCTATCTGGTCGGGTTCCCGCCCACCGAGTCCGTGGTGGCGATCGGGCTCCACGGCCGGCGCAAACGCCTGCGGGTGACGCTGAGGGTCGACCTCGCCGGGGCGGAGGCCGCAGTGGCAGACGGCCTCGTCGAGGCCCCCAGCCACCCGGCCGCCTTGGCCGCTGCCCTGTCGCGCGCCGGTGCATCGCGGGTCGTCCTCGTCGTCGTCACCGACCGGGCGGAGGAGGGCCTGACCGCCGCCGACCTCGTCTCGGTCCTGGCCGGCGAGCTCGAGGCTCGACGGATCGAGGTCGAGGACGCGGTCCTCGCCCGCGGGGACCGGTGGTTCTCCTATCTGTGCCACAACCCCGCGTGCTGCCCGCCCGAGGGAACCCCGCTCCCGGGGGACGATCGGGTCGCGGCCGAGCTCGCCCTCGCCGGCGAGGCGCCGTTTCGCAGCAGGGCCGACGTGGAGGCCCTCGTCGCGCCCGAACAGGGGATCCGACGGCAGGCCGTCGAGGCGGCGGTGGACGCGCTGCTCGCCGTGGGGCCGTCCGGTCCTGACGCCGTGGACGAGCGGACGTCGCTGCGCACAGCCTTTCGCACGGTGGTGTCGGGCCGCCCGCTGGAGGCGCAGAACGCCGCCCTGTGCCTGCTGTGGCTCACCGGCAGCCACGTCCGGGACGCCTGCCTGAACCCCACCACCGGCCCCGAGGGAGAGGCGGCGCTGAGACTGTGGTGCGAGCTCGCCCGGCTGGCACCCGCCGACCTGGTGTCGGCGCCCGCCACCCTCGCGGCCTTCGTGGCGCTGTGCCGGGGCCAGGGGGCGCTCGCCAATGCCGCGCTCGACGAAGCGTTGGCCGACGACCCGGGCTACACCCTCGCGCAACTGCTGCGGCACATCGCGACGGCGGGGATCCCGCCCTCAGTGGTGCGCGGCGTGGCCGAGAGCTCGGACGCCATCCTCGCCGGGATCGACGGACGCTCCGGCGGGCAGCCCCTCGGCTGACCGGCTCCCGGCACGAGACCGGATGCCAGCGGGGAGCTCACCCGGTGTTGCGCAGACCCGACGCGATCCCGTTGACGGTGAGGAGCAGGGCGCGGCGCAGCGAGGGCTCGACCGGCTCGCCGGCCGCGGTGGCCTCGCGGACCCGGCGCAGCAGCGAGACCTGCAGGAACTGCAGGGGCAAGAGGTAGACGTCACGGACCCGCAGGGTGCGGGCCAGCTCCGGCTGCCCGCCCAGCAGCTCACGATGGCCGGTCAGGCGCAGCACCTCCTCGACGGTCCGCGCGTGCTCCTCCTCGATCACGTCGAGGAGCCCGCGCAGCGGGTCCGGAACGAGTTGCGAGACGTACTGGCGGGCCACCCCCAGGTCGGTCTTGGACAGCGTCATCTCGACGTTGGACACGAAGTTGCGGAAGAAGTGCCACTCCTGGTGCATCTCCCGCAGCGCATCGGCGTGACCGGCCCCGCGGGCGGCCGCGAGGCCGGTCCCGACCCCGAACCAGCCCGGCACGATCTGGCGCGACTGGGTCCAGCCGAAGACCCACGGGATCGCGCGCAGACCCTCGAGGCCGGCCCTCGCGTCGGGGCGTCGGGCGGGCCGTGACCCGAGGTGCAGCTCGCCGAGGACGTCCACCGGGGTGCTCGCGAAGAAGTACGCCGGCAGGTCGGGGGCGTCGACCAGCCCGCGGTACGCGCCCTGCGCCGCGCCGGACACCTGGTCCATGACCGCGTCCCACCGCAGCAGCGCCGCCGGGGACTGCCGCGGCGCCTGGTGGAGCACGGTCGACTCCAGGACCGCGGCCATGGTCAGCTCGAGGTTCTCCCGGGCCAGCGCGGGCAGCAGGTACTTGTCCGAGATCACCTCGCCCTGCTCGGTCACCTTGATCGCCCCGTCCAGCACGCCCCAGGGCTGGGCGAGGATCGCGTCGTACGTCGGCCCGCCGCCGCGGCCGACCGTGCCGCCTCGGCCGTGGAACAGCCGCAGGCGGACCCCGTGGCGAAGCGCCACGTCGCGCAGCCGGCGCTGCGCCAGGTGGATCTCCCACTGCGAGGTGGTGATGCCGGCGTCCTTGTTGGAGTCGGAGTAGCCGAGCATGACCTCCTGCACGTCGCCGCGCAGCGACACCAGCCGCCGGTAGGACGGGTCGTCCAGCAGCCGCTCGAGGATCGCGCCGGCCTCGCGCAGCTCGTCCACGGTCTCCAGCAGCGGCACGAAGCCGATGCGCGCGACCCCGGCCGGCAGGTCCACGAGGCCCGCCTCCTTGGCGAGGACCACCGCGGCGAGGACGTCGTCGGCGCCGCGCGTCATCGAGACGATCGAGGACTCGCACACGCCGGGGCCGTAGCGGTCGAGCGCGTCACGGACGGAGACGTACATCTCCCACGTCCGCATCCCCGCCGGGTCCAGCGGCGGCGGCGTGGGAGCCAGGGGGCGGGCCGAGGCCAGCTCGTTCGCCAGCAGGCGGGTGCGGTAGTCACGAGGCATGTCCTCGTAGCGCCAGCCGTGCTCGCCCAGGCGGTCCACCAGCTGTCCGACCGCCTGGTGGAGCACGGCGGCGTGCTCGCGGACGTCGAGGGTGGCGAGGACCAGGCCGACGGCGGACGCGACGCGGACGGCGTGGTCGAGGATCCCATGGGCCGCCAGCGCGCCGCGGTGCGACAGCAGCGAGTCGCGCAGGACCGACAGGTCCCCGAGCAGCTGCGCCGAGCTCGCGTAGTCGCGGCCGGGCTCGTGCGGGCGCGCCTCGCGCACCCGGACGAGGGTGTTCTGCAGCTTGCGGCGCACACACGTGAGCTTGAGCCGGTACGGCTCCTCGGCGTTGAGGCGCAGGTAGCGCGCGTCGAGGTCGGGCAATGCCGCGAGGTCGGTGGCGAGAGAGTCCAGGAGCTGCGGCGAGGCCCCGGCGATGCGCTCGCTGACGCTGAGGTCCTCGAGCAGCCGACCGAGGACGGCCTGCAGCACGCGGACGGCGTGCTCGTGCTGCAGGGCCAGCACGTCCTCGGTGACGTGGGCGTCGACGAAGGGGTTGCCGTCCCGGTCGCCGCCGATCCAGTTGCCGAACGAGAACGGCCGGGACTCCGGCGAGAGCTCCACGCCCAGGTCGGCCAGCACTCGCGCGAGCTCGTCGAGGACGTCGCCGAGCGGGCCGCGCGACAGCTCGTCGAGGTAGTAGACCGCGTTGCGGGCCTCGTCCTGCACCTCTGGGCGCTCACGGCGCAGCTCGTCGGTCTGCCAGAGCAGGTCGACGACCTCGGCGATGCGCCGCTCGACGGCCGGGGTCGCCGGCTCCTCGAGCAGGTCGGCCACGCGGCGCAGCTTGAGCAGCACCGACCGGCGGGCCGCCTCGGTGGGATGCGCGGTGAACACCGGCCGAGCCGCCAGCCGGTCGGCGGCATGCTGCAGTCCCTCGTGAGCCAGCGCACCGGACTCCAGGGCGGCGGCGATGTGCTGGCCCACCTGCGCGAGCCGGCCGCCGTCGATCTCGCGGGCGACCGACAAGGCCCGGGCCCGGTGCACCTGCTCGGTGATGTTCGCGAGGTGGAAGTACGTCGAGAACGCGCGGGACAGCCGGATCGCCGTCCCCAGGTCGACGGCCTCCAGCAGGTCGGCGGCTGACCCGGGGTCGACGCGCACGAGCCGGCGTACCTCCTCGACGGTGTCGAGCAGATCGGGGCCCTCCTGGCGGACCAGGGCCTCGCCGAGGTGGTCGCCCAGGCGACGGATGTCGGCGCGCAGGCTGTCATGCATGTCCGCGCTGGCCTCAGACCGCAGGTCCACGAGGGGTGATCCTCCCAGACCGGCGCCGCCACCCCGGACGTCGCCGCCGGGAGGGCCAGTGGCAGGGTGAGCCCCATGCGGCTCGACCACGTCTCGTACGCGACGCACGCGACCCACCTGGCCGACGAGGTCCAGCGCATCGGGTCGCGTCTGCAGCGCCCGTTCGTGGACGGCGGGATCCACCCGCGTTTCGGGACGCGCAACTTCGTGCTCCCGCTCGGCGGTCGCAACTACGTCGAGGTGGTGGCCGCGCTCGACCATCCGGCCGCCGAGCAGGCGCCCTTCGGCCAGGCCGTCCACGAGCGCGCCGAGCAGGGTGGCGGCTGGCTGGGCTGGGTCGTCGCCGTCGACGACCTCGCGCCGTTCGAGACCCGGGTGGGTCGCGCGTCCGTCGAGGGCCACCGGGTACGCCCTGACGGGCACGACCTGTGCTGGCGCCAGCTCGGCGTCAACGACCTGCGTGCGGAGCCGTACCTGCCCTTCTTCATCCATTGGGAGGGCGACCCAGACGACCACCCGGGAGCCGGCGGGGCCGACGTGCCACGGCTGCACTCGCTGTGCCTGGCCGGGGACGTCGAGCGGACCGCCGCCTGGCTTGGTGCCGACCCGGCGCATCTGCTCGACGGGATCGGCCTGGAGTGGGCCACCGACACCCAGCCCGGCCTGGTGTCGGTCACCTTCGACACCGCGTGCGGTCTGGTGACCATCGACTGAGCCGGGCCGAACCACAGGCACGATCGATCCGACATCCGACGAAGCCCTGGCCGACGAGGTCCGCGGGCCACCTGGGAGGACACCGCAATGTCGCACGAGGTCAGGGGCGTCGTCGCCCGCGCCGTCAAGCAGCCGGCCAGCCTGGAGACGATCCTCGTCCCTGACCCCGGCCCCGGCGAGGCCCTCGTGCGGGTCCAGGCCTGCGGCGTGTGCCACACCGACCTGCACTACCGCGAGGGCGGCATCAACGACGAGTTCCCCTTCCTGCTCGGCCACGAGGCCGCCGGCGTCGTCGAGGCGACCGGCCCGGACGTCACCGACGTGGTCCCAGGTGACTTCGTCGTCCTCAACTGGCGGGCCGTGTGCGGCACCTGCCGGTCCTGCCGGCGCGGGCGCCCGTGGTACTGCTTCTCGACGCACAACGCCCAGCAGAGGATGACGCTCGCGGACGGGACCCCCCTGTCCCCCGCCCTCGGCATCGGCGCGTTCGCGGAGAAGACGCTGGTGGCCGCGGGCCAGTGCACGAAAGTCGATCCCGCCGCTCGCCCCGAGGTCGCCGGGCTGCTCGGATGCGGGGTCATGGCCGGCCTCGGCGCGGCGATGAACACCGGCGGTGTCGGGCGCGGGGACACCGTGGCGGTGTTCGGCTGCGGCGGCGTGGGCGACGCGGCGATCGCGGGCGCCCGCCTCGC includes these proteins:
- the ppc gene encoding phosphoenolpyruvate carboxylase translates to MHDSLRADIRRLGDHLGEALVRQEGPDLLDTVEEVRRLVRVDPGSAADLLEAVDLGTAIRLSRAFSTYFHLANITEQVHRARALSVAREIDGGRLAQVGQHIAAALESGALAHEGLQHAADRLAARPVFTAHPTEAARRSVLLKLRRVADLLEEPATPAVERRIAEVVDLLWQTDELRRERPEVQDEARNAVYYLDELSRGPLGDVLDELARVLADLGVELSPESRPFSFGNWIGGDRDGNPFVDAHVTEDVLALQHEHAVRVLQAVLGRLLEDLSVSERIAGASPQLLDSLATDLAALPDLDARYLRLNAEEPYRLKLTCVRRKLQNTLVRVREARPHEPGRDYASSAQLLGDLSVLRDSLLSHRGALAAHGILDHAVRVASAVGLVLATLDVREHAAVLHQAVGQLVDRLGEHGWRYEDMPRDYRTRLLANELASARPLAPTPPPLDPAGMRTWEMYVSVRDALDRYGPGVCESSIVSMTRGADDVLAAVVLAKEAGLVDLPAGVARIGFVPLLETVDELREAGAILERLLDDPSYRRLVSLRGDVQEVMLGYSDSNKDAGITTSQWEIHLAQRRLRDVALRHGVRLRLFHGRGGTVGRGGGPTYDAILAQPWGVLDGAIKVTEQGEVISDKYLLPALARENLELTMAAVLESTVLHQAPRQSPAALLRWDAVMDQVSGAAQGAYRGLVDAPDLPAYFFASTPVDVLGELHLGSRPARRPDARAGLEGLRAIPWVFGWTQSRQIVPGWFGVGTGLAAARGAGHADALREMHQEWHFFRNFVSNVEMTLSKTDLGVARQYVSQLVPDPLRGLLDVIEEEHARTVEEVLRLTGHRELLGGQPELARTLRVRDVYLLPLQFLQVSLLRRVREATAAGEPVEPSLRRALLLTVNGIASGLRNTG
- a CDS encoding VOC family protein gives rise to the protein MRLDHVSYATHATHLADEVQRIGSRLQRPFVDGGIHPRFGTRNFVLPLGGRNYVEVVAALDHPAAEQAPFGQAVHERAEQGGGWLGWVVAVDDLAPFETRVGRASVEGHRVRPDGHDLCWRQLGVNDLRAEPYLPFFIHWEGDPDDHPGAGGADVPRLHSLCLAGDVERTAAWLGADPAHLLDGIGLEWATDTQPGLVSVTFDTACGLVTID
- a CDS encoding S-(hydroxymethyl)mycothiol dehydrogenase; this encodes MSHEVRGVVARAVKQPASLETILVPDPGPGEALVRVQACGVCHTDLHYREGGINDEFPFLLGHEAAGVVEATGPDVTDVVPGDFVVLNWRAVCGTCRSCRRGRPWYCFSTHNAQQRMTLADGTPLSPALGIGAFAEKTLVAAGQCTKVDPAARPEVAGLLGCGVMAGLGAAMNTGGVGRGDTVAVFGCGGVGDAAIAGARLAGARTIVAVDVDDRKLGWAKEFGATHTVNARAEDPVAAVKAATDGFGADVTIDAVGHPEVFQQAYDARDLAGTTVLVGVPNPTMTWTTPLIDIFGRGGAIKSSWYGDCLPSRDFPMLVDLHLQGRLPLERFVSETIALDGVEEAFHKMERGEVLRSVVLF